In one window of Alphaproteobacteria bacterium DNA:
- a CDS encoding adenylate/guanylate cyclase domain-containing protein, whose protein sequence is GDPVNLAARLESQSKNYGVKIVLGPVTAERASADGFATLELDLIQVKGQSVGVSIHCLLGDRNFAARPDFQALKARHDEFLAAYRGQHWDDADAAMTDCRRMDAETGIELDVLYDMYRERIDEYRESPPPADWDGVFVATTK, encoded by the coding sequence TGGGCGATCCCGTGAATCTCGCCGCCCGGCTGGAAAGCCAGTCCAAAAATTACGGAGTCAAAATCGTGCTTGGCCCCGTGACGGCGGAACGGGCATCGGCGGACGGCTTCGCCACGCTCGAACTGGATCTGATCCAGGTGAAAGGACAATCCGTCGGCGTCAGTATTCACTGCCTGCTGGGCGACCGTAATTTTGCCGCAAGGCCGGATTTCCAGGCCCTGAAGGCACGGCACGATGAATTTCTGGCGGCATACCGGGGACAGCACTGGGACGACGCCGATGCCGCCATGACGGATTGCCGGCGGATGGATGCGGAAACCGGTATTGAACTCGACGTGCTGTATGACATGTACAGGGAGCGGATCGACGAGTACCGCGAAAGCCCGCCGCCGGCGGATTGGGACGGGGTGTTCGTCGCAACAACGAAATAG
- a CDS encoding HD domain-containing phosphohydrolase, whose protein sequence is MEDSITHSQDGIADREKMFQRLIDIGIALSSERDQNRLQERILLETKRIANADGGTLYLMADDDRALKFAIVRNDTLDIRMGGTTGVPIHFDPLPLYDESSIPNYNNVATAVALNRIPINIPDAYESRTFDFSGTHAFDRKTGYRSQSFLTLPLLNSEESVIGVLQLINARDSSGAVIPFSPSLQPIIEALTSQAAVALDKEMLILGQRALLDSFIELMAGAVDAKSAYTGGHCQRVPYLTKMLARAACDSDHPNFRDFDLNEEEWYELHLAAWLHDCGKVTTPEFVVDKATKLETIYNRIHEIRARFEILRRDAEIECLKAKLAGGDPVELDAAFEAECRQLEADFAFVAGSNLGGEFFAPEDVERLRQIGRRVWFRHFDHTLGLSWEERARLGAVEPRDGPAPQYLLADRHDHKMPEYNNGELYNLSIERGTLTAEERKKINDHIVVTIDMLEQLPFPRSLRRVPEIAGGHHEKMDGTGYPRGLTRDEMSLPARMMAIADIFEALTAADRPYKKAKKLSECLRIMSFMRNDAHIDPDLFELFLRSGVWREYAEQFLDPAQIDDIDIADYLSGNAE, encoded by the coding sequence ATGGAAGATTCGATAACGCACAGCCAGGACGGCATCGCGGACCGCGAGAAGATGTTCCAGCGGTTGATCGATATCGGTATCGCGCTGTCTTCCGAGCGGGACCAGAACCGCCTTCAGGAACGTATCCTCCTGGAAACCAAGCGGATCGCCAATGCCGACGGCGGTACGCTCTATCTGATGGCCGATGATGATCGCGCCCTGAAATTCGCGATTGTGCGCAACGATACGCTGGATATCCGCATGGGCGGGACGACCGGCGTGCCCATACACTTCGATCCGCTGCCGCTTTATGATGAATCGTCCATTCCCAATTACAATAACGTGGCGACGGCGGTGGCCCTGAACCGCATTCCCATCAATATTCCGGATGCGTATGAATCCCGGACCTTCGATTTCAGCGGCACCCATGCCTTTGACCGCAAGACCGGCTATCGGTCGCAGAGTTTCCTGACGCTGCCGCTGCTGAACAGCGAGGAATCGGTCATCGGCGTGCTGCAGCTGATCAACGCACGCGATTCCAGCGGGGCGGTGATCCCCTTTTCACCGAGCCTGCAGCCGATCATCGAAGCGCTGACCAGTCAGGCGGCGGTCGCTCTCGACAAGGAAATGCTCATCCTGGGCCAGCGGGCGCTGCTCGATTCCTTTATCGAACTGATGGCGGGCGCGGTCGACGCGAAATCGGCCTATACGGGTGGGCATTGCCAGCGTGTGCCGTATCTGACGAAAATGCTCGCCAGGGCCGCCTGCGATTCCGATCATCCGAATTTCCGCGACTTCGACCTGAACGAGGAAGAATGGTACGAGCTGCATCTGGCCGCCTGGCTGCACGATTGCGGCAAGGTCACCACGCCGGAATTTGTCGTCGACAAGGCGACCAAGCTGGAAACGATCTATAACCGGATCCATGAAATCCGGGCCCGGTTCGAGATTTTGCGCCGGGACGCCGAAATAGAATGCCTGAAAGCGAAACTCGCGGGCGGTGACCCGGTCGAACTCGACGCGGCGTTCGAGGCGGAATGCCGGCAGCTCGAGGCGGATTTCGCCTTCGTTGCCGGGTCAAATCTTGGCGGGGAGTTTTTTGCCCCCGAAGATGTCGAGCGGCTGCGCCAGATCGGCCGCCGCGTCTGGTTCCGGCATTTCGACCACACGCTGGGCCTGTCCTGGGAAGAACGGGCGCGCCTTGGCGCGGTCGAACCCCGGGACGGTCCGGCGCCGCAATATCTGCTGGCGGACCGGCACGACCACAAGATGCCGGAATACAATAACGGTGAATTATACAATCTGTCGATAGAGCGCGGCACGCTGACGGCGGAGGAGCGCAAGAAGATCAACGACCATATCGTCGTCACGATCGATATGCTGGAACAACTGCCCTTTCCCCGTTCCCTGCGCCGGGTTCCCGAAATCGCCGGCGGGCATCACGAGAAAATGGACGGCACCGGTTATCCGCGCGGCCTGACCCGGGACGAGATGTCGCTGCCGGCGCGCATGATGGCGATTGCCGATATTTTCGAGGCGCTGACGGCGGCGGACCGCCCCTACAAGAAGGCCAAGAAACTGAGCGAATGCCTGCGCATCATGAGTTTCATGCGTAATGACGCGCATATCGATCCGGACCTGTTCGAACTGTTTCTCCGGTCCGGGGTATGGCGTGAGTACGCCGAACAGTTCCTCGATCCGGCGCAGATCGACGATATCGATATCGCGGATTATCTTTCCGGAAATGCCGAATAA